The Sander lucioperca isolate FBNREF2018 chromosome 15, SLUC_FBN_1.2, whole genome shotgun sequence genome window below encodes:
- the LOC116053632 gene encoding calcium homeostasis modulator protein 2 has protein sequence MAALITENFKFVSLFFKSKDVMIFNGLIALGTVASQTAYNVFAFECPCSSGRNYRYGLAAIGVPALVFFLVGIMMNRSTWDLVSECRLRKCWKLSGAAAFAVLGTITGRGVVAPLTWSVISLLQGQAYTCALSEFVDPSTLEGFPSDQGPEVMAKFPCRESVPTELRDFWDEINRRLKYESQLIGWLLVAGMCLTVFLMLCMKRCSSPLGYLQEDYWSQYRSNENALFQHTAAVHARLLAAENVKSFFGFVAGTEEDKEQLAEHHNASPICSTNWNRVTGVYLYREKHGLPLYSRLNKWSTYSLENDVEAMEKEMDMLS, from the exons ATGGCTGCACTCATCACAGAGAACTTTAAGTTTGTGTCACTCTTCTTCAAGAGCAAAGATGTGATGATCTTTAATGGTCTGATCGCTCTGGGAACTGTGGCCAGCCAGACTGCATACAATGTTTTTGCTTTTGAATGCCCATGTTCCTCTGGGAGGAACTACCGCTATGGCCTGGCTGCCATTGGTGTTCCAGCGCTGGTATTTTTCCTCGTAGGAATAATGATGAACAGGAGCACCTGGGACCTGGTGTCCGAGTGTCGGCTCAGAAAGTGCTGGAAATTGTCGGGAGCCGCAGCCTTTGCAGTGCTGGGAACAATCACCGGTCGAGGTGTGGTGGCTCCACTAACCTGGTCAGTTATCTCTTTGCTGCAGGGCCAGGCCTACACGTGTGCCCTCAGTGAGTTTGTTGACCCCAGTACACTGGAGGGCTTTCCCTCAGATCAGGGGCCAGAGGTAATGGCGAAATTCCCGTGTCGAGAAAGCGTTCCAACAGAGCTGCGAGACTTCTGGGATGAAATTAACCGAAGACTGAAATATGAATCTCAG CTGATAGGCTGGCTGCTGGTGGCAGGAATGTGTCTGACGGTGTTCCTGATGCTGTGTATGAAGCGCTGCTCATCTCCACTTGGCTACCTGCAGGAGGACTATTGGTCCCAGTACCGCTCTAACGAAAATGCCCTCTTCCAACACACGGCAGCTGTCCATGCCCGCCTCCTGGCTGCAGAGAATGTTAAGAGCTTCTTTGGCTTTGTGGCAGGCACTGAGGAAGATAAAGAGCAACTGGCTGAGCACCACAATGCTAGTCCTATCTGCAGCACTAACTGGAACAGAGTGACTGGTGTCTACCTCTACAGGGAGAAGCATGGACTGCCTCTGTACAGCAGGCTCAATAAATGGTCCACATACAGCCTGGAGAATGACGTGGAGGCCATGGAGAAAGAGATGGACATGCTCAGCTGA